One Equus caballus isolate H_3958 breed thoroughbred chromosome 8, TB-T2T, whole genome shotgun sequence genomic window, GCCACGATGAAGGCCACCCAGCTGTAGCCCCGCTGGTAGAAGGCATCAGCGAGCGCAGAGTCAGGGTCCAGGCTGTGCCAGGGCACAATGAGGGTGAGCACAGTGGAGACGAGGATGTTAGTACCAGCTACCAGGCCAAGCGTGATGATGATGGCCATAGGCACGGCTCGCTTTGGGTTCTGGGCCTCTTCGCTGGAGACAGAAATGACACCGAGGCCCAGGTAGGCATAGAAGCAGGTGGCGGCACCGGCCATGATGCCAGAGAAGCCGAAGGGTGCAAATCCACCCTCGTCAGCACTCCAGTTGTACGGGCGGGCCAGGACAAACCCCAGGATGATGATGAAGAGGATGACGAGCAGGTTGATAGCAAGCAGCACGTGGTTGAGCCAGGAAGAGACACGGGCTCCACAGGAGACAAATGTGGAGGCCAAAACTGTGACTCCAGCAGCCAAGAAGTCCGGGTACTGGGCCAGGAAAGGCACCTGCCAGATGCCCACGTGGGCCATGGTGAAGTTACGGATGCGGTGGCTGAAGATGGCATCCAAATAGCTGCTCGAGGCGCGGGCCACAGAGGCACCACTAATCAGGGACCCGAGGAGCACGTTCCAGCCAATGAGGAAGGCCCACAGCTCGCCCAAGGACACGTAGGTGAACAGGTAGGCAGAGCCTGTGCGGGGCACACGGGCCCCGAACTCCACGTAGCAGAGGGCTGCCAGCAGGAAGGCCATTGCAGCGATGCTGAATGACACGAGCACAGCAGGCCCAGTCATCTCCTTGGCCACGGTGCCCGAGATCACATAGAGGCCTGAGCCCACTGTAGCACCCATACCCATCAGGGTCAGGTCCAGCGTGGTCAGGCAGCGTCGAAGTGATGTCTCCGTGGTGGACTCCTCCAGTGGCTTCAGCCGGTTTAGCTTCTGGCAGAAGTGTGCCAGGCTGGTGGTGCTGGGCAGTCCCCAGGCCATGGTGAGCACCTGAGAAGAGCACCAAACCAGCTGCTGGCACCTATGAGGGTGAGAGGGAAGTGACAGACTGCCCAGATGGATCCTGACCAGCCTTCAGTTCTTGCTCGGACCCTGCCCTGGAGACAGAAGCCTGGAACCACTGGCTGCCTGGAGGGCTGGATGAGGCAGGAGGTCACAGGGAAGCATGGGGATCCCTTTTGCCTGCCTCCTGGGCAAGGGAGGGAGCCTGGTGGAGGGAGACCTGGGCATGTTTGGGAGgggccctgagggtggggagggggccgtCCCAGGGAGCCCGACTAGGAACCACTCCAGTGATCTGGGATCCCAGGGCAGGGTAGAAGCCTGAGGCTTCCTGGGAGCTGGGCCAGGGCTCCAGGACCTGGAACAGGAGCAACTCTGGCTCAGCAGCCACCTGGCCTCAGACAGTAGCACTCATGCCCACACTCCCAGCCCTGCCAGACTGTGTATCAGCGCCTGGTGGGAGTGGG contains:
- the LOC100067080 gene encoding cationic amino acid transporter 4 isoform X4, which translates into the protein MAWGLPSTTSLAHFCQKLNRLKPLEESTTETSLRRCLTTLDLTLMGMGATVGSGLYVISGTVAKEMTGPAVLVSFSIAAMAFLLAALCYVEFGARVPRTGSAYLFTYVSLGELWAFLIGWNVLLGSLISGASVARASSSYLDAIFSHRIRNFTMAHVGIWQVPFLAQYPDFLAAGVTVLASTFVSCGARVSSWLNHVLLAINLLVILFIIILGFVLARPYNWSADEGGFAPFGFSGIMAGAATCFYAYLGLGVISVSSEEAQNPKRAVPMAIIITLGLVAGTNILVSTVLTLIVPWHSLDPDSALADAFYQRGYSWVAFIVAAGAICAMNTVLLSNIFTLPRIAYAMATDRLFFQVFAHVHPRTQVPIVGILVFGVLMAFLALLLDLQTLVQFRSISTLLTVTFVGTSIIVLRFRKSPPASPVGPASPVGSEQVSAPEPGKLRPALSPYLGFLGGCRPGAAVAWALGVLVASAITLDCVLVFGDSALHLPPWGHTLLLLLSSVLFLLSLLVLGAHQQQHREDAFQVPMVPLTPALSILLNVFLMLQLSSLTWLSLSVWLLIGLMVYFGYGIWHSKENQRELPGLTATQGSLEETAQALQSLSQALAQ
- the LOC100067080 gene encoding cationic amino acid transporter 4 isoform X3, with the protein product MWPNRVCCGPSPGAVLTMAWGLPSTTSLAHFCQKLNRLKPLEESTTETSLRRCLTTLDLTLMGMGATVGSGLYVISGTVAKEMTGPAVLVSFSIAAMAFLLAALCYVEFGARVPRTGSAYLFTYVSLGELWAFLIGWNVLLGSLISGASVARASSSYLDAIFSHRIRNFTMAHVGIWQVPFLAQYPDFLAAGVTVLASTFVSCGARVSSWLNHVLLAINLLVILFIIILGFVLARPYNWSADEGGFAPFGFSGIMAGAATCFYAYLGLGVISVSSEEAQNPKRAVPMAIIITLGLVAGTNILVSTVLTLIVPWHSLDPDSALADAFYQRGYSWVAFIVAAGAICAMNTVLLSNIFTLPRIAYAMATDRLFFQVFAHVHPRTQVPIVGILVFGVLMAFLALLLDLQTLVQFRSISTLLTVTFVGTSIIVLRFRKSPPASPVGPASPVGSEQVSAPEPGKLRPALSPYLGFLGGCRPGAAVAWALGVLVASAITLDCVLVFGDSALHLPPWGHTLLLLLSSVLFLLSLLVLGAHQQQHREDAFQVPMVPLTPALSILLNVFLMLQLSSLTWLSLSVWLLIGLMVYFGYGIWHSKENQRELPGLTATQGSLEETAQALQSLSQALAQ
- the LOC100067080 gene encoding cationic amino acid transporter 4 isoform X5, which encodes MWPNRVCCGPSPGAVLTMAWGLPSTTSLAHFCQKLNRLKPLEESTTETSLRRCLTTLDLTLMGMGATVGSGLYVISGTVAKEMTGPAVLVSFSIAAMAFLLAALCYVEFGARVPRTGSAYLFTYVSLGELWAFLIGWNVLLGSLISGASVARASSSYLDAIFSHRIRNFTMAHVGIWQVPFLAQYPDFLAAGVTVLASTFVSCGARVSSWLNHVLLAINLLVILFIIILGFVLARPYNWSADEGGFAPFGFSGIMAGAATCFYAYLGLGVISVSSEEAQNPKRAVPMAIIITLGLVAGTNILVSTVLTLIVPWHSLDPDSALADAFYQRGYSWVAFIVAAGAICGSHGAPDSSPEHPPQRLPHAAAELPDLAELVRLAADWTHGVFWLRHLAQQGEPAGAARVDCHTRQPGGDSTGPAVPQPGTGPVARPHGAARQSMRTAGGLPALLHLLTGTEGLAAPFTPGNSGFQDCPCQGVLRTSDLSPGAELRVFGSGPWPLLVVDSAQYLPVYDQLQLPGQVEQGGQGRGLQPQGSTIITAQSPPWPAIVSTVVFFVALSPHLPPGTRQLSLIHSKDAEVL